TCTGGCTAACACTGCCAAATGCCAAGTAGGCTGATGTCTCCAAATAGCTactgaaaaaatgaaagttttccaTTAAGGCTTTCTCAGTTTTTCAAAGGGCCATAAAATCTGGTCCTCATCACCCTGTCTACACCCTGAGCCCTTTTCCCAAATGCAATAAACACATATTAAGTGCCCTCCACATGCCATGACTGTGTCCTACCCAACCTTCTCCTGGCCGCCCTCCTCTCTGATTTCCACTCCAGCCAGGGGCCTCACCTGCTGAATGAGTCTGAAATCATGGCTGACCAGCATCATACCACCCTCAAACTCGTTGATGGCATCGGCCAGGGCGTCGATGGTCTCAATGTCCAGGTGATTAGTGGGCTCATCCAGGAAGAGCATGTGGGGGTTCTGCCAGGCCAGCCAGGCCAGACACACTCGGCACTTCTGGCCATCAGACAGGTTCCGGATTGGGCTCACCTGCGTGGAACCGTGACATTTACAGAACCTGGTGTTACTCCCACCACACAGCATGACTCACTTTCCCCCCGCTGCTTCTCCATTAATACTGCCACAATTCTACAAAAAGGAAGACCCAAGATCACAGTGAGATGGTACCAGTCTCTCAAGGCCTGTAAGGGATAAATGCGGAAGCCAGAAGCGCTTGCTACTCAGGCCACACCTCTCGCTCTCCCTTGGCACTTAAATCGTAACTAAGTGGAACAATGTGGTGGACCCTCAATCGAGATCTGAGTCCAGGAACTCGTTTTCTAGGTTTCAATTTCCCTCCCCCTCAAGCACTCTGGTTTATCTTGCTAGTCTGGGGCGAAGGCATGTCAGAGACTGGGATGCtatccctgccccttcctcataATGAGACCTGAATACTCCAATACATACACCTAGGCCAAAGGAAAGCTAGCGGGTTCTTTCAGACGCTAGAATCAAAGGAAGAGACTTTTCAGTAGAACACTTGaatctcaatctcagggttgtgagttcaagctccacattgggcatggagcctactttaaaaaaaagaaagaaaagaaaaagaaagagactttTGGGACAGCTCCCGAACTTGGGTCGCCAGGGCAGTGCACCCTGGCCGTGTAGCCACAATCTCCCAGTTATCTGGCGCTGTTCCCCCACATCCCCCTCTGCTGACCTGCTGCTTCCCAGTGAGACCATATCGTCCGATGatcttcctcatttcttccttctccttgatCTCTGGGTAGCACTTCATCATGTACTCCAAAGGTGAGAGGTCTAAGTCCAGCTGCTCTTGTAAATGCTACAGGAAAAAAGGAATCCACTCAGATGTGACTGGTGTCCCACTTCAAAAGGAACCTCGCCGGGTTAACTGCTGAGTAACTTTCCACctccacccaggcacctgttcAAGATTCCAGAAGCAGGCAAAAGCTGACTTGGTCACATGCAGCCCCCTTTCCACACCCTGGGCATCTCCCCGGACCCCAAGGCCTGTACCTGATGGTAACGCCCTATCTTGACATGAGAGTGTTTTCGGATCATCCCGTCTGTGGGTAGTAGCTAGAAAGAAGAGAGTATTAGGTGGAAAGATAAgcacacagaaagagaaactcgtgagaaacagacacagagtaGGGAAATAAACATATGTTCACCGAACAAGCTCAGAACTTCCAAATAGAATCTACATCACTACCTCATAGACTGCTATTCTGGCCActctaaaaatatttaggaagatATACTGAAACAGATGTTCTCAAGAGAGGCAAAGATACATACAACACGGTCTACTTAGTAGTTAAAGGTCTACTACAGAAGGTACCACCAGTAAAACAAAGGACTCGTATATATGTACAACATgggttttctaaaacaaaaacacagctcTCAATGCAGATTCCCTCGAGATGCTCtagctgaaaacagaaaaatgttgaGGCACAtgcatgtattctctctctctctctctctctctctctctctctctcacacacacacacacactcccctccctccctctctttgagAAAACCGCTCCAAATCTCAGCACCGCCAATACAACATCCCCCACCCCGGAAGCTGACTCACTCACCACCAGGGCACTCAGGCGCCTTGAGAGCCTCCGAGAAGCCCCTCACACCTTCCCTCCTCAGACACAGTAAACACCTACTCTTGGAAGTCCCATGCCCCAGCCTGGCACCATACCTCTCCGGTTAGCAGCTTCAGAAGAGTTGATTTCCCTGCTCCATTGGGCCCCACCAGAGCCACTCGTGTATCGAGATCGATTCCAAATTCTAGATTGTTGTAGATGCAGGGCTGAGTGGATGAGAGAGATGAATATGAGGTTAGGTTACCAATCAATCAATCTGGCTGGCAGATTAGCCCTGTCATGTCCCCCATCGCCACCGGAGTAGGCAGGAGtatggaggagggaggaagctcCCAGAGCAGACCGCAACCCACTGCCTCCACCCGCCATCTCAGCTGAGCAGTTTTCCAAGTACTTGAAGAGGGGCCACTCAAGTCCCTGGATGAGGCACCTAAGCTGCTATGCCTGAAAAATCCCGTGCACCACACGGGTTAGCAGGTGTGTTGAGCAAAGAACCGGAGACTCTCCCAACCTGCTGacgcttatcttttttttcaacgttttttttttttttttttggggcagagagagacagagcatgaacgggggaggggcagagagagagggagacacagaatcggaaacaggctccaggctccgggccctcagcccagagcccgacgcggggctcgaactcacggaccgcgagatcgtgacctggctgaagtcggatgcttaaccgactgcgccacccaggcgcccctgacgcTTATCTTGTAAAATGTGTCCCAGCCTCCCAACCACCCAGGAGGACTCACCCCGTCTTTTGTATACTTGAAGCTCACGTTCTGCACCATGATGACAGGTGGAGGAATCTTGCCACACGGTGGGAAATAAAATGACAGGGTCTAGGAGAAGGAGAGGGCATTTTCCGGTTAGATCATGTCTCCTCCGCCTCACCTCGGGCACTAACCCCACTCGCTCGGACCCCACCTTGTCACTCACGACCCTTTCTGTCAGTCCTGATGCCATCATTTTCTGTAGCGTTTTCTCCTTGCTCTGGGCTTGCCGGGCCAGCTTGGCGCTGCCATGACCAAACCTAGCGATGTAGTTCTGAAAGAGACCAGAAAGGGGGCTCGGAGCAGGGGCAGGTATCGAGCAACCCTCCTTAAATGCGGGGTAGATGCCGACAACGTCTTCCTGACACCCGGCACCCCGAACTCCCCACGTACCGTCCCCCAACGCTCCACGAGAACGTGAGCTCATCTACAACTGCCCTACCTTCATGTGTGCGATCTGATCTTGCTCCCAGTGAAACCTCTTCATCTGGTTCTCTTCCAACTCCAGCCGTGTCTTCACATACTGATCATAATTACCCTGAAGAGAAATATGCCAGGTAAGGCAGGCAGTTTTAGCCTCGGTCCCGGGTTCTCAGGGTTTAGGGGGATGCGAGATGGCATCGGACTTGGCCCTGGCTAGAAGACTGTGCagtagggaaagaggaaggacGTTGGCAAAGTAAACCCTAACCTAGAACCTgaagtctttccatttgtgtgCCTCTCACTCTTAGCTTAGCCGGAGCAGGGCTCCAGATCAAATCCTCAGGTTAGCCATAAAGACACCCACAGCACCAGCAGTAGCCCTGACCACAAGCGTCATACGGACATCATGAGGCTCACAGCCTTCCAAGAGGACCTCCTACTACTCCCCACCCTTAGAGGCTCAAGCCCCATGCAGGCTACAGAAACTGCGCCCAGGAAGGAAGACAGCAGACCAATCAGATTTAGGCCCTAGCAAATGCTGCACAATTGGACTGCCATGGTTTCTATCTGCAAAGAACTGGACTCAACCTAAATATTCATCAGAAAGGGTCTGACGAATAAAGGAGTGGATAgctacacaatgaaatattatgcaatTACTGAAAAGCATGAGGTGGATCTATAACTATTCATATGAAAAGCAGCGcaagatatattaaaatgtaaaagcaacctacagaagaGAGTGATTATTAACATTACAGCTGTGATGTGTATACACAAAATTTTCTACAAATCCGTGCAAGTACACGTAAAATCTCTGGAAGACTATATGAGAAATTATTAATACTCCCACAGTGAGCATAACTATGAATGAAAAGGactcctattttttcttttttttaaatacggaTAATGAAAAGGCAAGGCAGACAAGTGGGCTGTTGAGATCCGGACTCCCAGTCTTCACGGAAAGAGAGGTAAATGGGCTGTCACAAAGCAGAGTTAAGCAGTCATTCAAGAAGGCGGGGATCGGCAGGGCCTGCCTGGGCACCATGCAAAGTCAACCTCTTTACCATAAGGCACACACGTCACGTACACAGGCTGCCAATCAGTGGCCTACAACCTGAGAGCAACTACTTTGAGACTAAAATAGAACAAGCGGCAGGACTCCTTGTCCACATCTTTTTATAGCAATAGGTAGAAAAGGGCTGctaagtctgttttgttttttttaaaggagaccTTCAAGGAACCGGTAAGCGCTGAGGTTGCTGTGCAGACGCTGGGGCCTACTCACCGTGTAATACTTCAGTTTCTTGTTGTGCATGTGAATGATGTTGGTGCAGACACCATTCAGAAAGTCCTGGGAATGGGAGACGAGGACCAGGATGCGCTTAAAACTGCAAAGCCAGAGAACCAGTCAGGGAGGTGCTCCAAACTGTGACGGTCCACAGCCGGGGAGCTGAGAGGTCCAGAAAACCTTCATCCTTTCCCATCCTGAGCACCCGTTAGATTTAGCGGCCAATTCCCGGCTCTCAGCAACCACCTAGGCCACCAGTGCGCCATCTACCTGGAATGACACCTTGACCCCTTTCAGTCTGAGTTTTCTCCATCTTCCGTTCTAATTTTCAGCAGAATGGAGATGGCAGCTTAACAACGATGGTACAAACAAGCATATGTACACAAACATATCCGTAAATGTATGTAACACCGTGGGTGGGAAGAACTGGAACAGGCGTGATAAAAATCACTGTGCTCCTCTTTTTGAAAGAAGGTACCAGTCACTGCAGGGACCGCTAAAAGCCTTCCCTCAGAGTCGGTACAGTATTCCGGGTTATTCAGTGCCGCAGCCATACAAGGACCATTGCCACATCAGCTAGGTTTCCTTTGCTACTGCACCATGATCTTAAGTGGGAATCCTTTCTTTATATGACGCATATAAATACggttaagagaaaaatacagtctTTAATAAAGGTGTTGTATTTTAAACGGAGGAACCAGAAAGTCGAAACACTTCACACATTTCAGGCTAAAAAAAAGATCAAACCAAATGGTCTCCCCGAAAGGTGCTTACTACTTTTTCAATCTGGCCTTCACCCGACCTCGCGTCAGTTCATTTTCTCATTGCTCTAGCATCACTGCGGTTTCCGGGCACCCACTCCCTTTAGATTGCTCAACTCCCCCTTCAGGACCTGCCCGTTCCCAACCCCATCCCTACCCCCTTACGTCTTTAATTCTTCTTCCAACCACACACAAGCATCGAGGTCCAGGTGGTTGGTGGGCTCGTCCAGCAGCAGCATGAAGGGCCGAATGAAGAGGGCTCTgaaggacaggagaggagacagagccccTTCAGTCTAATGGGCGCTACACAGGAGGGGACTTGCCTGCTACCTGCAACCCTGGTCAGGCCTGGCTTGAGTCCTGAAACCAATTCTAGGTTCTACGcctgagaggaaaggagagaatgagGAGAGAAACGAGAGTTGAAGAGCTGAGATGAAAGGGCAGAAAACAGGGCTGAGAAGCAGAGGGATGGTGCAGTTTGAAGATAAGGTTGTAAAAGTCCTTACGAGTCTGCAGGTCTTTCACGCTGAAGTTGGTGACCGTCAGGAAGACAAAAGGATAGAGGAGATAAACTGCTAAAGCAAAATAGCATCCAAGTTAAATCGATGGGGTTGCCAGCCTTTAGCAAGGAGGgcaaaaaatgttcttttcttagATGGAATCTCGAGACAGGAGACGCAAGGGGACAGCACTGGTTCCCACATCTGCAGTCACCGCACTGCAGagctttttagaaataaaatttctgggcACCAAATTCCAGTATTCCAACCACAGAGATATGAAGAAGAGGCTAGGAAATCTGTACCTCTGCAGCTCCCTAGATGAACGGAGGTGGCTAATCCTTGCACGTGGAACCACTGCTCTCGGCTCCAAAGCACACGCAGGCAGCTTTGCTAAAGCAGCAAGTGTCACCAATTCACTTGGCAGAGAACAGTGGAGTGAGGGAACCACCTACTTAGCTGGGGACTTTCTGGGGGACTGCTGAGGGAATGATGGTCTACACAAACTCACTTTGGGTCCAGCTCACAGGGGGATAAGGAAAGATCGCTTAACAGCTgtctaatattttctctttatacagCAACAATTAGAAGAACTGAAATACAAAAAAGGATAGGATGGGagtcaggaagaaagaagaaacggACCCAGTCTACCATTTTACCCAAGGCTGATCCCAGGATTCCTAAACACTGTGCCAGAGATCCAACAATGGTCACTTCAGCCAGGAGGCTCGCGCCTTAGCCCACGCATACCACCCCTCCTTCACACTGCTGATGTCGTGTCTCGTCTGGCACTTACTGACCCCTGACCTCTGTTCTACACAGTTCCACTGGAGTGAGCATCCGACCCTGAAGGAACTGGGGAACTACAGAgggtagagaaggagaaaggaagtcaCCTGGCGAGGGCAACCCTCATTCTCCAGCCCCCGCTGAAGTCTTTCAGCTTCTTGCGCTGCATGGCAGGCGTGAAACCCAGTCCGTGCAGGATCCGCGAAGCCCTCATCTCCGCCTTGTCGGCATCCAGCTCCTCCAGTCGCTCGTAGAGCTCCATGAGCTTCTCACACTCCGCTGTGGGCGGCACATGGCTCGTGAGGCTCCCCGGGCCTTTCCTGGGAGGAAGcccaccccccgaccccccgTCCCAAGTCGGGAGCCCTACCATCCTCGTGAGCCAGCCGCTCAGCCTCCCTCTCCAGCATGGCCCGCTCCGTGTCGACTTCCATGACACACTGCAAGGGTGTCTTGTCACTAGGGGGCATTTCCCGAGTCAGATGGTAGATGTCAATGTGCTCGGGGATGGGCACTTCCCGTTTCCCAATAGCAGAGAGCAGCATGGACTTTCC
The Panthera uncia isolate 11264 chromosome A2, Puncia_PCG_1.0, whole genome shotgun sequence genome window above contains:
- the ABCF2 gene encoding ATP-binding cassette sub-family F member 2, encoding MPSDLAKKKAAKKKEAAKARQRPRKGHEENGDAVTEPQVAEEKNEANGRETTEVDLLTKELEDFEMKKAAARAVTGVLASHPNSTDAHIINLSLTFHGQELLSDTKLELNSGRRYGLIGLNGIGKSMLLSAIGKREVPIPEHIDIYHLTREMPPSDKTPLQCVMEVDTERAMLEREAERLAHEDAECEKLMELYERLEELDADKAEMRASRILHGLGFTPAMQRKKLKDFSGGWRMRVALARALFIRPFMLLLDEPTNHLDLDACVWLEEELKTFKRILVLVSHSQDFLNGVCTNIIHMHNKKLKYYTGNYDQYVKTRLELEENQMKRFHWEQDQIAHMKNYIARFGHGSAKLARQAQSKEKTLQKMMASGLTERVVSDKTLSFYFPPCGKIPPPVIMVQNVSFKYTKDGPCIYNNLEFGIDLDTRVALVGPNGAGKSTLLKLLTGELLPTDGMIRKHSHVKIGRYHQHLQEQLDLDLSPLEYMMKCYPEIKEKEEMRKIIGRYGLTGKQQVSPIRNLSDGQKCRVCLAWLAWQNPHMLFLDEPTNHLDIETIDALADAINEFEGGMMLVSHDFRLIQQVAQEIWVCEKQTITKWPGDILAYKEHLKSKLVGEEPQLTRRTHNV